A window from Mycobacterium saskatchewanense encodes these proteins:
- a CDS encoding cytochrome P450: MRDIDIVNDADVLADPYAAFDRLRDEADILWSPQLGGHWIVLGAQLVREAFQNPDAFSNYPTGVPPMTEFWPRKLIPQELDGDEHTRYRRLLSPFFKPSAVRPMAESVTRRARELIGAVADRDEFEFISAVATPLPSTVFMDLFGLPLDQADVFTMWTQQLLHSADVTVSARAAHSVVDYLLDLIGQRRAAPQDDLISALVTAEVEGRPLSTDELLDTTFLLFIAGLDTVTAQLGVVVNCLARDGEVQRQLRADPAQVPVALEELLRLYPIVPPARTLIKDYELGGVSMKAGDTVLLATSAASRDPHAYQNPRQLEIGRTGASTAAFGMGPHRCLGSHLARQELTIVLQLMIEMLPEYELARDFEPKWHTAGNVWGIDALRLRLKR; encoded by the coding sequence GTGCGCGATATCGACATTGTCAACGATGCCGACGTGCTTGCCGACCCCTATGCTGCGTTCGATCGATTGCGCGACGAAGCAGATATTCTGTGGTCACCGCAGCTGGGCGGTCATTGGATCGTCCTGGGGGCGCAGTTGGTGCGTGAGGCGTTCCAGAATCCGGACGCTTTCAGCAACTATCCCACCGGCGTGCCGCCGATGACCGAGTTCTGGCCGCGCAAGCTCATTCCGCAGGAACTGGACGGTGACGAGCACACCCGGTACCGCCGTCTGCTGAGCCCCTTCTTCAAGCCGTCGGCCGTTCGTCCGATGGCTGAGTCTGTGACTCGGCGGGCTCGGGAACTCATTGGCGCGGTTGCCGATCGAGACGAGTTCGAATTCATCAGCGCGGTGGCGACTCCACTGCCATCGACGGTGTTCATGGACTTATTCGGGCTGCCGCTGGACCAAGCCGACGTTTTCACGATGTGGACCCAACAATTGCTGCACTCGGCTGATGTCACCGTGTCGGCACGGGCCGCGCACAGCGTGGTCGATTACTTGCTTGACCTCATCGGACAGCGACGCGCGGCACCGCAAGATGATCTGATCAGCGCCCTGGTCACCGCCGAAGTTGAAGGTCGGCCGTTGAGTACCGACGAATTGCTCGACACGACCTTCTTGCTGTTCATCGCCGGATTGGACACCGTGACCGCGCAGCTGGGCGTTGTGGTCAATTGCCTCGCACGTGATGGCGAGGTGCAACGACAACTCCGGGCCGACCCGGCGCAGGTCCCCGTCGCGCTTGAGGAGCTGCTCAGGCTGTATCCGATTGTGCCGCCGGCAAGAACGTTGATCAAAGACTACGAACTCGGCGGTGTCTCGATGAAGGCGGGTGACACCGTGCTACTCGCCACCAGCGCCGCGAGCCGCGACCCACACGCCTATCAGAATCCGCGGCAGCTGGAGATCGGAAGAACGGGAGCGTCGACGGCGGCATTCGGCATGGGCCCGCACCGCTGCCTGGGGTCGCATCTCGCGAGGCAGGAATTGACCATCGTGTTGCAGCTCATGATCGAAATGCTTCCCGAGTACGAGTTAGCGCGTGACTTCGAGCCGAAATGGCATACCGCGGGCAATGTTTGGGGTATCGACGCGCTACGGCTGCGATTGAAGCGATAG
- a CDS encoding cytochrome P450, whose product MSHGVVLHEEDLPALDVLGETFKRDPHSAIAAVRASSRFAFSRRGIEVLAHDDVLTLLKDDRLQSQTHTTYEAYGAGRMLRAFASDGLLVGMQGERHDRIRRVFLAAFRARMVEQERELMRDVARRLAGRMLAAGPSHDFVSAFTSPYPMEVLCRILGIPADDIPEFSAAATELHLLAQVPLSPGLPRVESALHTLWDYCSNLIAQRRSHRQADTISALIEAQETHGKLSDSELIWNMVNLIFAGQDTTRYQLASSVRAIVDVPGLWDRLVAEQDVIPGVVEESLRWYPVVNFVVRIPTEDLVFGGVEMRAGRRVILNFQAASRDPERFDDPFTFTPRPPGRHPQSFDIPFGLATHFCLGAALARAEIQEALRILSHEFASVEIAGTPEMTAPASMLYGPETMPILTTRRWAS is encoded by the coding sequence ATGTCGCATGGCGTCGTCCTGCACGAAGAGGACCTGCCCGCGTTAGACGTCCTTGGCGAGACGTTTAAACGGGATCCGCATAGCGCTATCGCCGCGGTCCGCGCGTCGTCTCGGTTCGCGTTTAGCCGCAGGGGCATTGAAGTTCTGGCGCACGACGATGTACTCACGCTGCTGAAAGACGATCGGCTCCAAAGTCAGACGCACACAACGTATGAAGCCTACGGTGCGGGCCGGATGCTGCGTGCCTTCGCTTCCGACGGGCTTCTTGTCGGTATGCAGGGCGAGCGCCATGATCGCATCCGTCGTGTCTTTCTGGCGGCGTTTCGTGCGCGAATGGTTGAGCAGGAACGTGAACTGATGCGCGATGTGGCTCGCCGATTAGCTGGTCGCATGCTGGCCGCTGGACCCTCCCACGACTTTGTGTCGGCCTTTACCAGCCCTTACCCGATGGAGGTACTCTGCCGCATCCTCGGCATACCCGCCGACGACATCCCGGAATTCTCCGCTGCGGCGACAGAACTGCACCTCCTGGCTCAGGTTCCGCTATCTCCCGGTCTGCCCCGGGTCGAGTCGGCGCTGCACACCCTTTGGGACTACTGCTCGAATCTCATTGCCCAACGCCGATCCCATCGACAAGCTGACACCATCTCGGCTCTGATTGAGGCCCAGGAGACGCACGGCAAATTGTCTGACTCTGAACTCATCTGGAACATGGTGAACCTCATCTTTGCCGGACAGGACACCACTCGTTATCAGCTGGCCTCGTCGGTTCGCGCGATTGTTGACGTCCCCGGATTGTGGGATCGACTGGTCGCCGAACAGGACGTCATTCCCGGCGTCGTCGAGGAGTCGCTGCGCTGGTACCCGGTGGTGAACTTCGTCGTCCGCATTCCTACCGAGGATTTGGTCTTCGGCGGCGTCGAGATGCGTGCGGGACGGCGCGTCATCCTCAACTTCCAGGCGGCCAGCCGCGACCCGGAGCGATTCGACGATCCGTTCACTTTCACCCCGCGACCGCCGGGCCGGCACCCCCAGTCTTTCGACATACCCTTCGGGCTAGCTACCCACTTCTGCCTGGGCGCCGCCCTGGCGCGTGCGGAAATCCAAGAAGCACTGCGTATCTTGAGTCACGAATTCGCCAGCGTCGAGATCGCCGGGACGCCCGAGATGACCGCCCCGGCAAGCATGCTCTACGGGCCGGAGACGATGCCCATCTTGACGACTCGGCGGTGGGCGAGTTGA
- a CDS encoding MBL fold metallo-hydrolase, translating to MAHAFIDESLVASARWHERPRVRSVSFGSVRASYVVDGSSKLAPTTLFPDSGEEYWREHPEYLDDEGFLTLGAGGLLVENGQHRVLIDTGMGPILTQPSPDGAFGAIVAGDLLRSLTALGVHHSQLDTVAFTHLHTDHTGWLATVVDPLTGEPPLGHTQVVVTREEADHGAHPFTGPSQAVIDALKPRLRILADGEPVKPGVVLRLHPGHTAGHAIYEIYSAGITLIAFGDTFHSPAHIEHPEWADAMDLDHAQAVETRRSMLGRLAQPDTLGFGLHFADVAFGRVDVVDGHPTWRPVVTDGTA from the coding sequence ATGGCTCACGCCTTCATCGATGAGAGCCTCGTTGCGTCGGCGCGGTGGCACGAGCGGCCGCGTGTTCGGTCGGTCTCATTCGGTTCTGTACGCGCTTCTTATGTAGTGGACGGCAGCTCGAAGCTCGCACCCACAACCCTATTTCCCGATAGCGGTGAGGAGTACTGGCGCGAACATCCCGAATACCTCGACGACGAAGGGTTTTTGACGCTCGGCGCAGGAGGGTTGCTCGTCGAGAATGGCCAGCACCGTGTTCTCATCGACACGGGCATGGGACCGATTTTGACGCAGCCTAGTCCTGACGGCGCCTTTGGCGCCATCGTGGCGGGCGATCTTCTGCGTTCCCTGACAGCGCTGGGTGTACACCACAGCCAACTGGACACCGTTGCGTTTACTCATCTGCACACCGACCACACAGGTTGGTTGGCCACCGTCGTCGACCCCCTGACCGGTGAGCCTCCGCTGGGACACACCCAAGTCGTCGTGACTCGCGAGGAGGCCGACCACGGTGCTCACCCTTTTACCGGCCCGAGCCAGGCGGTCATCGACGCTCTGAAACCGCGGCTGCGGATCCTGGCCGACGGCGAGCCCGTGAAGCCCGGGGTGGTGCTGCGTTTGCACCCGGGCCACACTGCTGGCCACGCCATATACGAAATTTATTCTGCTGGAATAACATTAATCGCATTCGGCGACACATTTCACTCACCAGCCCACATCGAGCATCCCGAGTGGGCAGACGCGATGGACCTCGACCACGCCCAAGCGGTAGAGACTCGTCGCAGCATGCTGGGACGTCTCGCACAACCGGACACACTTGGTTTCGGGTTGCACTTCGCCGACGTTGCCTTCGGTCGGGTCGACGTGGTCGATGGCCACCCAACCTGGCGCCCGGTGGTCACCGACGGGACGGCCTGA
- a CDS encoding TIGR03619 family F420-dependent LLM class oxidoreductase, which produces MSPRLRFWNSVIHLPVTEMLPLAKHAEDLGFEGVMSPDHLVWWGEEITSKYPFNASGDVWWPEEAHWPDPWVSAAAMAAVTSRVRFGHHVYVLPLRDPINVAKAVATTAAVAGGRVVFAFGVGWMREEFDLVGQQFARRGRRTDEMLDVLKKLWTGERVSHHGEFYNFTNISMRPFPPESIPLIAGGHSESALRRAASRCDGWLGASRFTPDGLISIVDRLKEYRADAGREGMPFDILISLGKRDHNPDTLSKVADLGVTGLMVAPWTIFPNDRIDSLVGKMTAMDDFAKAFMTP; this is translated from the coding sequence ATGAGCCCGCGCCTCCGGTTCTGGAATTCGGTGATCCACTTGCCGGTCACCGAAATGCTGCCATTGGCCAAACACGCCGAAGACCTGGGATTCGAAGGGGTGATGAGCCCCGACCACTTGGTGTGGTGGGGCGAGGAGATCACGTCGAAGTACCCCTTCAACGCGAGTGGCGATGTGTGGTGGCCCGAAGAAGCGCACTGGCCAGATCCCTGGGTCTCGGCGGCAGCCATGGCGGCCGTCACGTCTCGCGTCCGATTCGGGCATCACGTGTACGTCCTGCCCTTGCGTGATCCGATCAACGTCGCGAAGGCGGTCGCCACGACGGCGGCCGTGGCAGGAGGGCGAGTGGTCTTCGCCTTCGGCGTGGGCTGGATGCGTGAAGAGTTCGATTTGGTCGGCCAACAGTTCGCCCGCCGCGGCCGGCGCACCGACGAAATGCTGGACGTCCTAAAAAAGCTGTGGACCGGCGAGCGGGTCAGTCACCACGGCGAGTTCTACAACTTCACCAACATCTCGATGCGGCCATTCCCGCCGGAGTCGATCCCGTTGATCGCGGGAGGCCACTCGGAGTCGGCGCTACGTCGAGCCGCCAGCAGATGTGACGGCTGGCTCGGTGCGTCACGGTTCACCCCAGACGGCTTGATCTCCATCGTGGACCGGCTGAAGGAATACCGCGCCGACGCCGGGCGTGAAGGCATGCCGTTCGACATCCTGATCTCACTCGGCAAGCGTGACCACAACCCCGACACTTTGAGCAAGGTGGCCGATCTCGGTGTCACCGGCCTGATGGTGGCGCCGTGGACGATCTTCCCGAACGACCGAATTGATTCGCTCGTCGGGAAAATGACTGCTATGGACGACTTTGCGAAGGCGTTCATGACTCCGTGA
- a CDS encoding NAD(P)-dependent oxidoreductase, whose product MRGIGFVGLGDMGGPIARRIAAAGHTLTVWARRPSSLAELGSESYQVAASLTDLGRGRDLVGLCVFGDEDVREVAAAPDGLLTSMSPGSVLLIHSTVSAELCIELASVARERDVHVVDAPVSGGRAAAVRGELTIMVGGEKTLSPRVMPVLEAYGKVIRWMGPLGSGQVTKALNNVLGFGTGELANLAIETGVALKLDLNALIDVLTTGSAGSFALNSLVDTLMKDPEFAMHAAKMVEKDTRLFQQACRQHGVMQTKLEDLAVDRITHITPRIQQFGPSPASVNR is encoded by the coding sequence GTGCGCGGTATCGGCTTCGTCGGCCTAGGCGACATGGGCGGCCCGATAGCACGCCGTATCGCCGCCGCAGGGCATACGCTAACGGTGTGGGCGCGACGGCCATCGTCTTTGGCGGAATTGGGTTCCGAAAGCTACCAGGTCGCGGCGTCATTGACGGACCTGGGTCGCGGGCGCGACCTGGTGGGACTGTGCGTCTTCGGCGACGAGGATGTGCGGGAGGTGGCCGCGGCGCCCGACGGCCTACTGACATCGATGTCGCCAGGATCGGTGCTGCTTATTCACAGCACCGTGTCGGCCGAGCTGTGTATCGAATTGGCGTCCGTCGCGCGCGAACGTGACGTGCATGTCGTTGATGCGCCCGTAAGCGGTGGGCGAGCGGCCGCAGTGCGCGGTGAACTGACCATCATGGTGGGTGGGGAAAAGACGCTCTCGCCGCGGGTGATGCCGGTCTTGGAGGCCTATGGCAAGGTGATCCGATGGATGGGTCCGCTGGGCTCCGGCCAGGTGACCAAGGCCCTCAACAACGTCTTGGGGTTCGGGACCGGGGAGCTGGCGAATCTCGCCATCGAGACAGGCGTAGCGCTCAAGCTCGACCTTAACGCCTTAATCGACGTCCTCACCACGGGCAGTGCCGGGAGCTTCGCGCTGAATTCGCTGGTCGATACGCTGATGAAGGATCCCGAGTTCGCAATGCACGCAGCCAAGATGGTCGAGAAAGACACCCGCCTCTTTCAGCAGGCATGCCGACAGCATGGCGTAATGCAAACCAAACTCGAAGACCTCGCGGTCGATCGAATCACTCACATCACGCCCCGAATACAACAGTTCGGGCCCAGCCCCGCCTCCGTGAACCGGTGA
- a CDS encoding potassium channel family protein yields MRVVVMGCGRVGSSLADGLSRIGHDVAVIDRDSSAFNRLSAEFAGERVLGQGFDRDVLLRAGIEETDAFAAVSSGDNSNIISARLARETFGVRRVVARIYDAKRAEVYERLGIPTIATVPWTTDRLLNALTRESETAKWRDPTGTVAVAELDLHEDWVGHRATDLEQATGARVAFLIRFGTGVLPEPKTVIQAGDQVYIAAISGRAAEAVAIAALPPSEDLETGPRK; encoded by the coding sequence GTGCGGGTGGTTGTGATGGGTTGCGGCCGGGTGGGGTCGTCATTGGCCGACGGCCTGTCCCGAATTGGCCACGACGTTGCGGTGATCGACCGTGACAGCTCCGCCTTCAACCGCCTCAGCGCGGAGTTCGCCGGCGAGCGGGTACTGGGCCAAGGATTCGACCGGGACGTCCTGCTGCGGGCGGGCATCGAGGAAACCGATGCCTTCGCCGCGGTCTCCTCCGGAGACAACTCCAACATCATCTCGGCCCGGCTGGCGCGGGAGACCTTCGGCGTCAGGCGCGTGGTCGCCCGCATCTACGACGCCAAACGCGCCGAGGTGTACGAACGCCTGGGCATTCCGACGATCGCCACCGTGCCGTGGACCACGGACCGCCTGCTCAACGCGTTGACCCGGGAAAGCGAAACCGCCAAGTGGCGAGATCCGACCGGCACCGTCGCCGTGGCCGAGCTCGACCTGCATGAGGACTGGGTCGGGCACCGGGCCACCGACCTCGAGCAGGCCACCGGCGCGCGGGTGGCGTTCCTGATCCGGTTCGGCACCGGTGTGCTGCCCGAGCCCAAGACGGTGATCCAGGCCGGCGATCAGGTCTACATCGCCGCGATCTCCGGCCGCGCCGCCGAGGCGGTGGCCATCGCCGCGCTACCACCCAGTGAGGACCTCGAGACGGGACCGCGCAAATGA
- a CDS encoding class I SAM-dependent RNA methyltransferase, which produces MSVQPTPELTLVTGAPANGGSCVAHHEGRVVFVRYALPGELVRVRVTAERGSYWHAEAIEVLEPSDDRTESLCPIAGVDGAGCCDLAFAAPEAARAFKAQVVANQLQRLGGHQWSGEAEPLADSPPTGWRTRVRLDVGADCRPGFHRYHSDELVTDLRCAQLPDGMLDGLAGPHWPPGAQLHVAVGDDGERHVVRTLRQGRRTATTVVEGAYEAAQRVGGRTWRVPVTAFWQAHRDAVRVYSGLVADWAQPTTGMTVWDLYGGAGVFAAALGEAVGESGRLLTVDTSRAASRAARIALADMPHVEVVTDSVRRALTGRRAGADVAVLDPPRAGAGREVIDLLAAAQVPRVVHIGCEPASFARDVGLYLGHGYAVEKIRVFDAFPLTHHTEAVALLTRA; this is translated from the coding sequence TTGAGCGTGCAGCCGACGCCCGAACTGACCCTGGTGACCGGCGCCCCCGCCAACGGCGGCAGCTGCGTGGCGCACCACGAGGGCCGGGTGGTGTTCGTCCGCTACGCGTTGCCCGGCGAGCTGGTGCGGGTGCGCGTCACCGCCGAACGCGGGTCGTACTGGCACGCCGAGGCGATCGAGGTGCTCGAGCCGTCGGACGACCGAACCGAGTCGCTGTGCCCGATCGCCGGCGTGGACGGAGCGGGGTGCTGCGACCTGGCCTTCGCCGCGCCGGAAGCGGCCCGGGCGTTCAAGGCCCAAGTCGTGGCCAACCAGCTGCAACGGCTCGGCGGTCACCAGTGGAGCGGTGAGGCCGAGCCGTTGGCCGATTCGCCTCCCACCGGATGGCGCACGCGGGTCCGGCTGGACGTGGGCGCCGACTGTCGGCCGGGTTTCCACCGCTACCACAGCGACGAGCTGGTGACCGACCTGCGCTGTGCCCAGCTGCCGGACGGCATGCTCGACGGATTGGCCGGTCCCCACTGGCCGCCGGGCGCGCAACTGCACGTGGCCGTGGGCGACGACGGCGAGCGCCACGTGGTGCGGACGCTGCGTCAGGGCCGCCGCACCGCGACCACGGTCGTCGAAGGCGCCTACGAGGCCGCCCAGCGGGTGGGTGGGCGCACCTGGCGGGTTCCGGTTACCGCGTTCTGGCAGGCGCATCGGGACGCGGTTCGGGTGTACAGCGGCCTGGTAGCCGACTGGGCACAGCCGACCACCGGTATGACGGTCTGGGATCTCTACGGCGGCGCCGGCGTTTTCGCCGCCGCGCTCGGCGAAGCGGTGGGGGAGTCCGGGCGGTTGCTGACCGTCGACACGTCGCGCGCCGCGTCGCGGGCCGCCCGGATCGCCCTGGCCGACATGCCGCACGTGGAGGTCGTGACGGATTCGGTGCGGCGGGCGCTGACGGGCCGCCGAGCCGGCGCCGACGTGGCGGTCCTGGATCCGCCGCGGGCGGGCGCCGGGCGCGAGGTGATCGACCTGCTGGCGGCGGCCCAGGTGCCGCGCGTGGTGCACATCGGTTGCGAGCCGGCATCTTTCGCCCGCGACGTCGGCTTGTATCTGGGCCACGGCTACGCCGTCGAGAAGATCAGGGTGTTCGACGCCTTCCCGCTCACCCATCACACCGAGGCCGTCGCGCTGCTGACACGCGCTTAG
- a CDS encoding potassium channel family protein, whose amino-acid sequence MRVAVAGAGAVGRSVTRELVGNDHEVTLIERNPDHVDVDAIPAAHWRLGDACELSLLESVHLEEFDVVVAATGDDKANVVLSLLAKTEFAVPRVVARVNDPRNEWLFTDAWGVDVAVSTPRMLASLIEEAVAVGDLVRLMEFRRGQANLVEITLPDDTPWGGKPVRRLQLPRDASLVTILRGPRVIVPEADEPLEGGDELLFVAIAEVEEELRDLLLPHAAPAAD is encoded by the coding sequence ATGAGAGTTGCTGTGGCCGGGGCCGGCGCGGTCGGTCGCTCCGTCACCCGAGAACTCGTCGGCAACGATCACGAGGTGACGCTCATCGAGCGCAACCCGGACCACGTCGACGTCGACGCCATCCCGGCCGCGCACTGGCGGCTAGGTGACGCGTGCGAGCTGAGTCTGCTGGAGTCGGTCCACCTGGAAGAGTTCGACGTGGTCGTCGCCGCGACCGGCGACGACAAGGCCAACGTGGTGCTCAGCCTGCTGGCCAAGACCGAGTTCGCGGTGCCGCGGGTGGTCGCCCGGGTCAACGATCCCCGCAACGAATGGCTGTTCACCGACGCGTGGGGCGTCGACGTGGCGGTGTCCACGCCGCGCATGCTGGCCTCCCTCATCGAGGAGGCCGTCGCCGTCGGTGACCTGGTGCGGCTCATGGAGTTCCGCCGGGGTCAGGCCAACCTGGTCGAGATCACCCTGCCCGATGACACGCCGTGGGGCGGCAAGCCGGTGCGCCGGCTGCAGCTGCCCAGGGATGCCTCGCTGGTCACGATCCTGCGGGGCCCGCGGGTGATCGTGCCCGAGGCCGACGAGCCGCTGGAGGGCGGCGACGAGCTGCTGTTCGTGGCGATCGCCGAGGTCGAAGAGGAACTGCGCGACCTGCTCTTGCCGCATGCCGCGCCCGCCGCCGACTGA
- a CDS encoding 3-hydroxyacyl-CoA dehydrogenase: protein MEIINAVAVVTGGASGLGLATAKRLLGAGASVVVIDLKGEETVAELGDRAKFVATDVADEVGVAEALDVAESLGPLRINVNCAGIGTATRTLGRSGPFPLAEFAKTVEVNLIGTFNVLRLAAERIAKTEPLGEERGVIINTASVAAFEGQIGQAAYSASKGGVVGMTLPIARDLSRDLIRVVTIAPGLFRTPLLGSLPDKAQKSLGQQVPHPSRLGDPDEYGALAVHIIENPMLNGEVIRLDGAIRMASR, encoded by the coding sequence ATGGAGATCATCAACGCCGTCGCTGTCGTGACGGGCGGCGCCTCCGGGCTCGGTCTGGCCACCGCGAAGCGCTTGTTGGGAGCCGGGGCAAGTGTGGTCGTAATCGATCTCAAAGGCGAGGAAACCGTCGCAGAGCTAGGCGATCGCGCCAAGTTCGTAGCCACCGACGTCGCCGACGAGGTAGGCGTAGCCGAGGCCCTCGACGTTGCGGAATCGCTGGGCCCGCTGCGCATCAACGTGAACTGTGCCGGCATCGGCACCGCCACGAGAACATTGGGTCGATCCGGCCCCTTCCCGCTGGCGGAATTCGCGAAAACTGTTGAGGTCAACCTCATCGGTACTTTCAACGTGCTGCGGCTGGCCGCCGAGCGCATCGCCAAGACGGAGCCGCTCGGAGAAGAGCGCGGCGTCATCATCAACACCGCGTCGGTCGCCGCGTTCGAGGGTCAGATCGGCCAGGCCGCCTACTCGGCGTCGAAGGGCGGCGTGGTCGGCATGACCCTGCCGATCGCGCGCGACCTGTCCCGCGACCTGATCCGCGTCGTGACCATCGCGCCCGGGTTGTTCAGGACGCCATTGCTCGGCTCGCTTCCGGATAAGGCCCAGAAGTCGCTGGGCCAACAAGTGCCGCACCCCTCGCGCCTGGGCGACCCCGACGAGTACGGCGCGCTGGCCGTGCACATCATCGAGAACCCGATGCTCAACGGCGAGGTCATCCGCCTGGACGGCGCCATCCGCATGGCTTCGAGGTGA
- a CDS encoding APC family permease, producing MSKFSTAARRLLIGRPFRSDRLSHTLLPKRIALPVFASDALSSVAYAPEEIFLMLSVAGVTAYALTPWIGLAVAAVMLVVVASYRQNVHAYPSGGGDFEVVTTNLGDTAGLVVASALMVDYVLTVAVSTASAMSNIGSAIPVVAEHKVLFCVVSILLVMGLNLRGIRESGVAFAIPTYAFIVGVFIMIGWGLFRIFVLGNPLRAESAAFQMHAEHGQVVGFALAFLVARSFSSGCAALTGVEAISNGVPAFEKPKSRNAATTLLMLGGIAVTLLMGIIVLAEKIGVQLVDDPARQLVGAPPNYYQKTLVTQLAETVFGSFHIGFLLIATVTALILVLAANTAFNGFPVLGSVLAQHSYLPRQLHTRGDRLAFSNGILFLSGAALLAIIAFRAEVTALIQLYIVGVFISFTLSQIGMVRHWTRLLRTETNPRTRRQMMRSRVVNTVGLLSTGAVLLVVLVTKFVAGAWIALFAMSLLFIIMKMIHRHYNTVSHELEEQEAAQHDVVLPSRNHALVLVSKLHLPTLRALAYARATRPDALEALTVSVDDAETRELVQKWEESDISVPLKVIASPYREITRPILDYVKRVSKESPRTVVTVFIPEYVVGHWWEQVLHNQSALRLKGRLLFMPNVMVTSVPWQLNSSERLKTFEHHAAPGDARRGIFD from the coding sequence GTGTCCAAATTTTCAACGGCCGCGCGCCGGTTGCTGATCGGTCGGCCGTTTCGCAGCGACCGGTTGAGCCACACGCTGCTGCCCAAGCGGATCGCCTTGCCCGTGTTCGCCTCCGATGCGCTGTCGTCGGTGGCCTATGCACCGGAAGAGATCTTCCTGATGCTCTCGGTGGCGGGGGTGACCGCCTACGCGCTGACGCCGTGGATCGGCCTTGCGGTGGCCGCGGTCATGCTCGTCGTGGTGGCCAGCTACCGGCAGAACGTGCACGCCTACCCGTCGGGCGGCGGTGACTTCGAGGTGGTCACCACCAACCTCGGCGACACGGCCGGCCTCGTGGTCGCGAGCGCGCTGATGGTGGATTACGTTCTCACCGTTGCGGTCTCGACCGCCTCGGCGATGTCCAACATCGGCTCGGCCATCCCGGTCGTCGCCGAACACAAGGTGCTGTTCTGCGTGGTGTCGATCCTGCTCGTCATGGGGCTCAACCTGCGCGGCATCCGCGAGTCCGGGGTGGCCTTCGCGATCCCCACCTACGCCTTCATCGTCGGGGTCTTCATCATGATCGGCTGGGGCCTGTTCCGGATCTTCGTGCTCGGCAACCCGCTGCGAGCCGAATCCGCCGCGTTCCAGATGCATGCCGAGCACGGCCAGGTCGTCGGCTTCGCGCTGGCGTTCCTGGTGGCGCGGTCGTTCTCCTCCGGGTGCGCCGCGCTGACCGGGGTCGAGGCGATCAGCAACGGGGTGCCGGCGTTCGAGAAGCCCAAGTCGCGCAACGCCGCAACGACCCTGCTGATGCTGGGCGGCATCGCGGTCACCCTGCTGATGGGCATCATCGTGCTGGCCGAGAAAATCGGGGTGCAGCTGGTCGACGACCCGGCCCGCCAGCTGGTGGGCGCCCCGCCGAACTACTACCAGAAGACGCTGGTCACCCAGCTGGCGGAAACGGTGTTCGGCAGCTTCCACATCGGGTTCCTGCTCATCGCGACGGTGACCGCCCTCATCCTGGTACTGGCGGCGAACACCGCCTTCAACGGGTTCCCCGTGCTGGGCTCGGTGCTGGCGCAGCACAGCTACCTGCCCCGGCAGCTGCACACGCGCGGCGACCGGCTGGCGTTCTCCAACGGCATCCTGTTCCTGTCGGGGGCGGCCCTCCTGGCGATCATCGCGTTCCGCGCCGAGGTGACCGCGCTGATCCAGCTCTACATCGTCGGCGTGTTCATTTCGTTCACGCTGAGCCAGATCGGCATGGTCCGGCACTGGACCCGGCTGCTGCGCACCGAGACCAATCCGCGGACGCGGCGGCAGATGATGCGCTCGCGGGTGGTCAACACCGTCGGGTTGCTTTCCACCGGCGCGGTGTTGCTGGTGGTCCTGGTCACCAAGTTCGTCGCGGGGGCGTGGATCGCCCTGTTCGCGATGAGCCTGCTGTTCATCATCATGAAAATGATTCACCGCCACTACAACACCGTCAGCCACGAATTGGAGGAGCAGGAGGCCGCCCAGCACGACGTGGTGCTGCCCAGCCGCAACCACGCACTGGTCCTGGTATCGAAGCTGCACCTGCCGACGCTGCGCGCGCTCGCGTACGCGCGCGCCACCCGGCCGGACGCGCTCGAGGCCCTCACGGTCAGCGTCGACGACGCGGAGACGCGCGAGCTGGTGCAGAAGTGGGAGGAGAGCGATATCAGCGTGCCGCTCAAGGTCATCGCCTCGCCGTACCGCGAAATCACCCGTCCCATATTGGATTACGTGAAACGGGTCAGCAAGGAGTCCCCGCGCACGGTGGTCACGGTCTTCATCCCCGAGTATGTGGTCGGCCACTGGTGGGAGCAGGTGCTGCACAACCAGAGCGCGCTGCGGCTCAAGGGCCGGCTGCTGTTCATGCCCAACGTCATGGTGACTTCGGTTCCATGGCAATTGAATTCGTCGGAGCGGCTCAAGACGTTCGAGCACCATGCGGCGCCCGGCGATGCCCGTCGGGGAATCTTCGATTGA